The DNA window AGGAATGATTTTTTAATCCTTTTAGGTTAAATGATAAGTCGTTGAATCAAATTTCACCAACATGATAAAAATTATTTTCATAAATGACATTTGTCATTGATTCTTCTAATGAGTTGTATCAATTTAGACAAGTTAAAATAGTTTATCTAAACACTAAAAAATACAATCATGGGAAATTTAATGAAAGTAAACAGGTTTCTGCCAAATTTCAGTAACTTCTTTGATGAAGCCTTTGCTAAAGAATTTTTCAACTGGGATGATAAGAATTTTGCAGAAAGAGGTAGCACTATGCCATCCGTGAATGTGAGAGAAACTGAAAAAGAGTATTTTATTGAATTGGCTGCGCCCGGCATGAGGAAGGAGGACTTTAAAGTAGAATTAAAAAATGATATGCTGACCATCTCCGCTGAAAAGAGAGATGAGAAGGAAGAAAAGAAAGGAGATTTTACAAGGAGGGAGTTTAACTTCAGCTCTTTCTGTCGAAGTTTTTACGTTCCGGATTTGGCTGAAAAAAACAAAGTCGATGCGAAGTATGAAGATGGAATGCTGACCATTGCCATGACTAAGAAAATGGTAGAAGAACCAAAAGCAAAACTTATCGAAATACATTAGCAGGTAAATTATTAATTTATTAGGGGAGGAGAATTCTTCCCCTTTTTTATTTGTTTTTTCAGGGCTTCCATTTCAAATCTTTATCTCAAATTTATCAAAGGACCTTTCTCCGAAAATCTTCACTGTAAATAGTTTAGTTTATTGGAATAATTTAGCTGTTGGATTTTTTTTACGGTGTATTTTACAGGGTGTAACCGAATTTACAAATGGGTTGGGATTGATCGCATCTTCAATGACAATTTTCAGATTGTAACAAACTGTGATATCTTTGCACACTAAAGCAACCAATGTCTTATTTCTTAGTTCAGGCCCAAAGATTGAATCTCACATATGGTGAGCATGTGTTGTTTAAAGACCTCCAGTTTGAACAACAAGAAAAGGAATGGGTGGAACTTATAGGGGGTAATGGAAGCGGAAAATCTGCCCTAATTCATGCCTTTTATGGTCTTCTTCCTGTTCAGTCGGGGACTTTAAAAGTGCTGGATTACAGTCTGAATCCGGCCACACCTGACTTTGCCGCTGCCAGGAGGAGAATAGGGATATTTTCAACCAAGGTTCCTTTAATTGAGGATAAAACCCTGAGAGCAAATTTGGCAATTGCCCTAAATGCTGCTGATAAAATACGTGACCTGAACTCCGACCAATACATCACAGACACCTTAGCGAAATTTGGTCTTGCAGAAAAAACGTTGGAGGAAGTTTCCAGTCTTTCATCCGGAGAAAAGGTTTTGTTAGGCCTTGCCAGGGCCATTATCCACAGGCCCAGATTGTTGTTGTTGGACAATCCCTTTGCCCTGTTGGATGAGTCATCTATTAAATTGGTAAAGGCATTGCTTACCGACCTTCACCAAAAGGAGGGAACCGGTGTCTTGTTGACCGGTTTAAACTTAAGCCCATACAGCCCGGATAACAGGAAAGTTTACCAGATTACAGGTAAAGGGCTGGAATTAGTCTAAGAATACTCCATTTGATAATTGTTGCCGGTAGTTCCATTATATTTGCAGCTTCAATTGAAAGATCATGTTTGAAAATCTTAATGAAAAGCTCGAATTAGCCTTCAAGAGCCTTAAGGGTGAAGGAAAGTTAACTGAACTTAACGTAGCAGAATCCATCAAGGAAATCCGCAGGGCCTTGGTTGGCGCAGATGTCAATTATAAGATTGCCAAGGAGTTTACTGATAAAGTGAAGGATCAGGCAATGGGAACCCGCAACATACTGTCTTCGGTCAAACCAGGTGAACTCATGGTGAAGA is part of the Candidatus Vicinibacter affinis genome and encodes:
- a CDS encoding Hsp20/alpha crystallin family protein, producing MGNLMKVNRFLPNFSNFFDEAFAKEFFNWDDKNFAERGSTMPSVNVRETEKEYFIELAAPGMRKEDFKVELKNDMLTISAEKRDEKEEKKGDFTRREFNFSSFCRSFYVPDLAEKNKVDAKYEDGMLTIAMTKKMVEEPKAKLIEIH
- a CDS encoding ATP-binding cassette domain-containing protein: MSYFLVQAQRLNLTYGEHVLFKDLQFEQQEKEWVELIGGNGSGKSALIHAFYGLLPVQSGTLKVLDYSLNPATPDFAAARRRIGIFSTKVPLIEDKTLRANLAIALNAADKIRDLNSDQYITDTLAKFGLAEKTLEEVSSLSSGEKVLLGLARAIIHRPRLLLLDNPFALLDESSIKLVKALLTDLHQKEGTGVLLTGLNLSPYSPDNRKVYQITGKGLELV